One genomic segment of Hordeum vulgare subsp. vulgare chromosome 2H, MorexV3_pseudomolecules_assembly, whole genome shotgun sequence includes these proteins:
- the LOC123424746 gene encoding UPF0235 protein At5g63440 isoform X1: MPKRTTHTYSSEDALPEGPESDLFVYYCKHCASHVLITDTLLQKMPKRKTDRAHVLDKTKHLARLNVKDAGKILLKRGEGKLEKQFRMTCVGCDLFVCYRSEEDLELAPYIYVVDGALSSVAAETNPHDAPVPPCITQLQGGLVQVAIEVEDRAQRSAITRVNADDVRVAVAAPAARGEANNELLEFMGKVLGLRLSQMTLQRGWNNKSKLLIVEDLSARQVYEKLLEAVQP, translated from the exons ATGCCCAAGCGGACGACCCACACGTACTCGAGCGAGGATGCGCTGCCGGAGGGCCCCGAGTCCGACCTCTTCGTCTACTACTGCAAGCACTGCGCCTCCCACGTCCTCATCACCG ATACCCTATTGCAGAAAATGCCAAAGAGGAAGACTGACAGAGCACATGTTCTAGATAAGACAAAGCATCTTGCGAGGCTGAATGTGAAAGATGCAGGAAAAATCTTGTTGAAACG TGGAGAAGGAAAACTCGAAAAGCAGTTCCGCATGACCTGCGTGGGATGCGACCTTTTTGTTTGCTACCGATCGGAGGAAGATTTGGAGCTTGCTccttatatatatgttgttgatGGAGCACTGAGTTCTGTGGCGGCTGAGACAAATCCACAT GATGCTCCTGTACCCCCTTGCATTACACAGTTGCAGGGTGGACTTGTCCAAGTTGCCATTGAAGTAGAAGACCGAGCACAACGTTCAGCAATAACAA GAGTGAACGCTGACGATGTTCGAGTAGCAGTAGCTGCCCCTGCTGCTCGGGGGGAGGCCAACAACGAGTTGCTAGAATTTATGGGCAAG GTGCTTGGCTTAAGATTGAGTCAGATGACCCTTCAAAGGGGATGGAATAATAAATCAAAGCTTCTGATT GTTGAGGATTTGTCTGCACGACAAGTTTATGAGAAGCTCCTAGAAGCTGTCCAACCGTAG
- the LOC123424746 gene encoding UPF0235 protein At5g63440 isoform X2, which translates to MRCRRAPSPTSSSTTASTAPPTSSSPKMPKRKTDRAHVLDKTKHLARLNVKDAGKILLKRGEGKLEKQFRMTCVGCDLFVCYRSEEDLELAPYIYVVDGALSSVAAETNPHDAPVPPCITQLQGGLVQVAIEVEDRAQRSAITRVNADDVRVAVAAPAARGEANNELLEFMGKVLGLRLSQMTLQRGWNNKSKLLIVEDLSARQVYEKLLEAVQP; encoded by the exons ATGCGCTGCCGGAGGGCCCCGAGTCCGACCTCTTCGTCTACTACTGCAAGCACTGCGCCTCCCACGTCCTCATCACCG AAAATGCCAAAGAGGAAGACTGACAGAGCACATGTTCTAGATAAGACAAAGCATCTTGCGAGGCTGAATGTGAAAGATGCAGGAAAAATCTTGTTGAAACG TGGAGAAGGAAAACTCGAAAAGCAGTTCCGCATGACCTGCGTGGGATGCGACCTTTTTGTTTGCTACCGATCGGAGGAAGATTTGGAGCTTGCTccttatatatatgttgttgatGGAGCACTGAGTTCTGTGGCGGCTGAGACAAATCCACAT GATGCTCCTGTACCCCCTTGCATTACACAGTTGCAGGGTGGACTTGTCCAAGTTGCCATTGAAGTAGAAGACCGAGCACAACGTTCAGCAATAACAA GAGTGAACGCTGACGATGTTCGAGTAGCAGTAGCTGCCCCTGCTGCTCGGGGGGAGGCCAACAACGAGTTGCTAGAATTTATGGGCAAG GTGCTTGGCTTAAGATTGAGTCAGATGACCCTTCAAAGGGGATGGAATAATAAATCAAAGCTTCTGATT GTTGAGGATTTGTCTGCACGACAAGTTTATGAGAAGCTCCTAGAAGCTGTCCAACCGTAG